From a single Methanomicrobium sp. W14 genomic region:
- a CDS encoding DsrE family protein, producing MVKTIPARGIKSPNSCILAENVIRHSAGPDEEVIFLVSPGAEEGMDKVAAKFGYTLETGKNGDDIEVRMSPREIVMQEVDVTGDTCPGPAITVGNILDSLQTGERLKVKCSSKSTLEDIARAVTAKGSRVIEKGEKGEQSYLIAEKAEVSASEDKTVLSGSRKSVVIVQSNGISNAERAYATFLFSKVALSMGKTVTIFLLMDGASMARQGAAAGVKHPAFDRLDSLMDEVIKAGAKIYVCELSAQFRGINETNLVSGMTIAGAATYIDLISNPANAVVNF from the coding sequence ATGGTTAAGACAATCCCTGCACGGGGGATAAAATCACCGAACTCCTGCATACTTGCAGAAAACGTCATCAGGCATTCCGCAGGGCCAGATGAAGAAGTCATATTCCTCGTCAGTCCCGGTGCCGAGGAGGGTATGGACAAGGTTGCAGCAAAGTTCGGATATACCCTTGAGACAGGAAAAAACGGCGACGACATCGAAGTGAGGATGAGTCCGCGTGAAATCGTGATGCAGGAGGTAGATGTAACAGGCGACACCTGCCCCGGCCCCGCCATTACCGTAGGAAACATCCTTGACTCACTCCAGACAGGAGAACGGCTTAAGGTGAAGTGTTCAAGCAAATCCACACTGGAAGACATCGCCCGTGCAGTAACGGCCAAAGGCTCACGTGTCATAGAGAAGGGAGAGAAGGGAGAACAAAGCTACCTCATCGCCGAAAAGGCCGAAGTTTCGGCATCGGAAGATAAGACTGTTCTTTCAGGAAGCCGCAAATCCGTCGTAATCGTCCAGAGCAACGGAATAAGCAACGCCGAAAGGGCTTATGCAACCTTCCTCTTCTCGAAGGTGGCGCTTTCTATGGGAAAGACGGTTACAATCTTTCTGCTCATGGACGGGGCCAGCATGGCAAGACAGGGAGCTGCGGCAGGTGTAAAGCACCCCGCATTTGACAGGCTCGACAGTCTTATGGACGAGGTCATCAAAGCGGGTGCAAAAATCTACGTCTGTGAGCTTTCTGCACAGTTCCGGGGTATAAACGAGACCAATCTCGTTTCCGGCATGACAATAGCCGGTGCAGCAACTTATATCGACCTTATAAGTAACCCCGCCAACGCGGTGGTAAATTTCTGA